CGTCCAGCCGGTGTAGAACATCCGCACCCCGCTCTCTTTCTGGCCTTTGCCCTCCACTTCTGCCGCACGCTGTCCGGCATCCATAGCGGTAACCTGCGCCTTAATCCCCACCTGCGCCAGCTGCTGCTGGGTGAACTGCAGCACTTTCTGCGCGGTACTGTGATTATGGGAAGACCACAGCGTGGTGCTAAAGCCGTTCGGGAAGCCGGCCTCTTTTAACAGCTCGCGCGCTTTAGCCGGATCGTAAGGCCACGGCTGGTACTGTTGGGCATAGTCAATCGACGGCGGCAGCACGCCCGTTGCTGGCGTGGCGAAGCCCGCGAAGGCTACCTTCACCAGCGCCTGACGGTTAATGGCATAGTTGATGGCTTCACGCACCTTTGGGTTATCAAACGGCTTTTGCGTCACGTTCATGCTGATGTAGCGCTGCATGATGGACGGGCTGGCAACCAGCTCCAGCTTGCTGTTTTTCTGCAAAATCGCCGCCTGCTCATAGGGGATCGGGAAGGCGAACTGCGCCTCGCCGGTTTGCAGCATCGCCGCGCGGGTGTTGTTGTCCACTACCGGACGCCAGGTAATGGTGTCGAGCTTCGGCAGGCCCGGCTGCCAGTATCCGTCGAACTTCTTCACCTTCACAAAGTCGGTCTGGTTCCAGGTCAGCAGCTCGTACGGGCCGGTGCCCACCGGGTGAAAGCCGATCTCCTGGCCATATTTTTTCAGCGCCGCCGGGGAGATCATGGCCGTCGCCGGATGCGCCAGAATATTGATAAAGGCCGAGAACGGCTCTTTCAGGGTGATTTTCACCGTGGTCGGATCCACCACCTCGGTACTGCGGATATTTTTATACAGGTTATACCGCTTGAGGCTGTTGTCCGGGTTGCTGGCGCGGTCAAGGTTGACCTTCACCGCCT
This region of Enterobacter cancerogenus genomic DNA includes:
- the gsiB gene encoding glutathione ABC transporter substrate-binding protein GsiB, with amino-acid sequence MVKFVARTGWLAASVALALAAAPAFAAKDVVVAVGSNFTTLDPYDANDTLSQAVAKSFYQGLFGLDKDMKLKNVLAEGYTVSDDGLVYTIKLRSGVKFQDGTDFNAEAVKVNLDRASNPDNSLKRYNLYKNIRSTEVVDPTTVKITLKEPFSAFINILAHPATAMISPAALKKYGQEIGFHPVGTGPYELLTWNQTDFVKVKKFDGYWQPGLPKLDTITWRPVVDNNTRAAMLQTGEAQFAFPIPYEQAAILQKNSKLELVASPSIMQRYISMNVTQKPFDNPKVREAINYAINRQALVKVAFAGFATPATGVLPPSIDYAQQYQPWPYDPAKARELLKEAGFPNGFSTTLWSSHNHSTAQKVLQFTQQQLAQVGIKAQVTAMDAGQRAAEVEGKGQKESGVRMFYTGWTASTGEADWALSPLFASQNWPPTLFNTAFYSNPQVDKDLADALKTTKPEEKARLYKEAQDTIWKESPWVPLVVEKLVSAHNKALTGFYIMPDTGFSFDDADLK